The Cardiocondyla obscurior isolate alpha-2009 linkage group LG22, Cobs3.1, whole genome shotgun sequence DNA window TTGGAAAAACGGGCTGGTTTATTATGAACGAAGGACTTGAAggagacgaagaagaaaaatggacATACGAGGGACCAAGAGGAACATCGGTAATAGACTACGTGCTAGGAAACGAGGAAACGTGGGAGGAGATGCAAGGGATGGAAATAGCAGAGAAGATCGACTCGGATCACTTCCCAGTGgtggtaaaaatagaaggaaaaaaaaggaggaaaaggaaaaagaggaaaaaaaggagagataaTGAAATGGAGAGGGAGCGAGGAAGGGAAGGAAGAATTTAaggaaaaagcaaaaagaataTGTAGTGAAAAAGGAGAGATGATGGAGTGGAAGAgtatgaagaaaaaaattaacaaaatactAGAAAAGGGACAAAATGGAAGAGAGAACAAGCAAAGGAGAGGATGGTGGGACGAGGAATgtagagaggaaaaaagaaaggtaagaAAGGCATTAAGAGAGTGGAGAAggggaagaagagaaaagaaggaatacagaggagagaagaagaaatataAGGAATTAtgtaaagagaagaaaagaaaagaagtagaGAGATGGATAGAGGAGGTGAAAAGAATAAAGACGGAGAAGCAAATATGGGATCtattagaaagaaagagaagaaagggaGGCTTAGGAGGAGAGAATGTGGTAATGAAAGATTGGGAAGAATACTTCAGAAACATAATGGGGAGCGTAGAATACAGAGTGGTAAagggaaaaagggggagagagaggaaatgGACGAGAATGAACTAAGTAAAGAAGAAGTGATGAACGCAGTAAGGAAGGTAAAGGAAGGAAAAGCGGTAGGAGGAGATAGAATTCCAGGAGAGGTGTGGAAATATGGGGGAGAAATGATAGAATAGATCTGGAAAATGAGtatgaaaatatgaaaaggaaaagaatggATAAAGAAGTGGGAAGAGTGAATAGAGGTTCCAgtgaagaagaaaggaaagggAGACAGAGTGGAAGATTACAGAGGAGTGACGATCATGCCAacactttataaaatatacgcaacgatattggaaaaaagaataaaaagggaggtagaagagaaagaaaatttggCAGAAGGACAGACGGGTTTTAGGGAAGGAATGGGAACATTGGATAATGTATATATCATGAACTATTTGATAAATAGACAAGTGAATAAGAAAGGAGGCAAATTAACGTTACTTTTCGTGGATTTAAAGGCAACGTTTGATGGGGTAAATAGGGAGGTGTTATGGGAGTGTATGAAAAGGGAAGGAATAAGCGAGGGTATGATAAGAAGATGCAAAGAGTTGTATAAGGAAACGAGATGCAGAGTGAGGGTGaggggggaaaagggggaggagTTTTGGACGGGCAGGGGGATGAGGCAGGGGTGTCCTTTGAGTCCACTATTAATCAATATACTGATAGCAGATTTGGAaagggaattaaaaaaaggaggatgggggAGGAAGataaagggggaaaaaatatatacaatgaGTTACGCGGATGATGTGGTACTAATGGCAGAAGAAGAGGACGACATGAGAAGCATGATGAGGAGATTGGAAGAATATCTGAGGAGGAAAGGATTAGAATTAAACGtggaaaaatcaaaaataatgagatgCAGAAaggggggaagagagagagaaaagtacATTGGAGATGGGGAGGGAAACCGGTAGAGGAAGTGAGTGAGTATAATTATTTGGGATATATACTAATGAGGAATGGAAGACAGGAAAAACaagtgagagaaagaacgaggaAAGCAGCGGCGGTGATGGGAGGAGTATGGAgtatgggaaaaagaaaatttggaGGAGAATGGGGAAAAAGAATGTGGTTATTCGACAGGTTGATTTGGACGGTAATGGCATACGGGGTGGAAATATTTGGatgaaaggaaagagagaaaatggaGAGAATACAGGAGAGATATGTAAAGTGGATATTAGGGGTGAGAAGAGTAACACCAGGATATACGGTGATGCAGAAGATGCAGAGGGACAAATTAAGAACAAGAATGAGAAGGAGGGCATggggatttaaaaaaagattagaagaaggaagaagaaacgtTTTGGCGAGAAAATGCTGGGAAGAAATTAAGGAAAGGGAGGAGAGAGGGAAAGCAGAGGCCGgatggaaaagagaaagaaaagatttttatgaAGAGAGGAAAGAAGTTATGATGAGAATGGGAAGGGGAGAAGAAACGAAGAATGGAACGGAATGGTTGAAGGAAATGGAAAAGAAGGATAAGGAGATACAGAGGAGAGAgacgggagaaaaagaaaattcaaagtaTAACAAGTGGTATGCAAAAATAAAGGAACAAGGAATGCCAAAATACTTGAAGATGGATTGGAAGGAGAGGAGATGGAGAAGAATGGCTAGATTTAGGTTGAGAGAAGAAATGAGGGGGAACAATTATTggaagaaagaggagagaagatTATGCAGGGTATGTGGAAGAGAAATAGAGACGTGGGAGCATGTGTGGGAGGATTGTGGAAGATGAGGAGCTTAGGGAAATTGGGGGGATTGGGTGGAAAAAGTGTTAAGCGAAGATGGAGAAGGGGAGAGATGGCTAAGAGGTATACAGAGTTTCAGAAGAGAATTAGAGggtgagaaggagagaggTGCGGATcggagacggagagagaagggggagaatgagagagggcagggggagggagatgggagagggagaggaggaggGAGAAGGAAAGCGGGAGGGATATATTCAGTTTTTGTAATAACATTTGTAACAATTCATATATGTACCTAATACCACgagaaatatatgtacaatacgtttgcaaaaatgtatatattatacatattttacttttgGTATCAGCTACATACATAAATGAATAAGTTATGACTTTTATAAGTAGAAAGTACTATAGTTGATACTTGACACAGTAGCATTTTAACATTTAGAATAAATATGTGAATTTAACAGCAAGAATACTCAATCTTTTAGTAATTTAGCTGATTATTACATACATTTCTTGTAAATGTTCAAATGATACTATTATTATACAAGTACCAGTAACTTAGTCTAAACTAATAAAGTATCTCTGTAGCGCAACGGCTAACAGCGGGCCTGCTAATTTGACGACCGTGCGAGCGCCGGTTCGAGTCCCGTTATGtactcataattttttttttaattttttttataatactatgTGCAGAgagaaatcatattttttataaataaattgttattacgctgtaacaatttatttataagaaatatgaTTTCTCTTTGCACATGGTCATCAAGATGGACAGGACAGGATAGGCAAAGCAGGCAAACTGGCAAAGGTCTGTTATTTCTATATGAACGCATGTATGTACAACACTGCCATCTATTCTGTGACGCCGGAAGTAATCTTGCTCGTTTTTCGTGACATTTTTACCAAAATAGCATCTGCTGACCCGTACATATTGTGCTAAATCGTATTtctcactatttttttttgcgaggctatcaattataatttcaattacgcGATTCTATTCCTTGATGTTCCGAGAAGCGTGGTCTGGTCTGTGTTCATGCGTCTAAACGATGTAACGTATATAATAAGTGAATGTTTCGCAcgtaaaaacataaaaaaaatttttttttctatttcttataTCAAACTGACCACACCACGATTCACCAGAGTACGTACTATAATCCTGAAGAAggattttttattccgttcagccgtttagaaaaaaaatgagaaatacGAATGGGTGGTAAAACAGGAAGGTTTAGCTTCCCCTTAACCGAGCTAATCTGAATGCCGCCGAAAGCGCCGACGGCACCGACCGAGACTCGTTGTTCTCAACCGCGCCGTAAGCGAAGCCTCGGCGCCGCGATCAAGTGCGGCTCCGACCTCGCTGAGCCCCGGAACTCCGACATCATTCCTTTTTAGGTATAAAAAAGCGATGCCGgagctcagcgggaccgtTTTCGATCCGCTTGTTTCAAGTAAGCATCTCATCCAGATTGTTCTTCAACAAGCGGACACCGGGGTAGAGTGATCTCTGTCTCGACCAGGAGATCCAGGAGCTGAATCTTTCCGCACGGTACTCAGGGTGGAACCACTGGCAACGACCAGCTCGAGGGGTGGGGTGCACTTCGCCTCCTCTGAGAAATTCTCGGTTCTCGGTCACCGGTGTCCAACCTACCACCGATTTCCCTTCGCACCGTCACCAATACCGAGGTGAAGTGCACTCCGCCTCGGCAGGGGAATCTCGGCTACGCGACGCCTTGCCAGGTGCATCCACTCCTGACCCTGTTGCACAACACGCGAAATTTATCCACAGATTGTCCCGTGTATACCCGCGTGTATATAAGTGTTCTCGCGCCGCCGGTTTTTAAATTGTAACCCGCTGTCATATTCCGAATTGTAAACAATTGCCGTACAGCTATAGGTAATCCGCGTATTTTTTCTGTATATTAAACGTTTGTTCCGCATCGACGAGATTCGGTGtatctttgtaaaatattggTTAACGCGTCCGCCGTCGCTTAATCACGTGTACGTACCTTTCGTATCGTCTCCGCGACCGTTTCGTCAATCTTTATATCTTCACTTTATGTACGCATCACTAGCTATCGTGCGGCACAGTTCATGCGCCGACGCGACGAGGTCGTGCGTCTCTGTATTCTTTCCTTAAGTTAAGTAAAATAAGTCTTTAATTTGTTAAGTTTAAATCTGTCTCAATGCATCTACGAACCTAAACACCGATCGAATCCTGACATCTcgacgagcgtcccgggcCGAGCTCGCTAGGCCACTATTCGGTCGCGCGTAAAATTTAGGTCGTTACAGTATgaataaaaaggaagaagaaataatGGAAAATGCGCCGGAAGAGAAAATTTCTAGGTGTGAGTGAGAAGAGAATCGTGAATGAGTGTggtatttctctctttttataaatagcaaACTTGtagttgtaataaataatagttaCGCAGTAGCAAGCTTTGTAGCagtagtaatttttatttatgtagaAAAAGTAGTTATAGAATTATctaatacaaaagaaaataagaaggaTAACAAAGATTGTAAATTGAGCGGAGGTTTGCAAAATGTACCCGTATCGAGAACAAAGCATTTACATACatagtaaaaaattacataatcaataaaaaataaggtaatttcttatttttgtgGATGTTTTTATTTGCCTACATTCTACACTGCAAGTAATGTTTTGGAAAtgttaaaacattattttatttaaaatattaaatttttcaatgatATCACACAAATATTTCATAACTATTTAGGCCATGTTTCTGCAGTGTTTAAATGttcgtaattatttcaaatttaactTTGCTTTAAATTTTAGTGATATTTCTGaagtacttttaaatttttacaaatgttAGCACCGGCCGAGTCGGCAATTGCGAACACTCTCAGGCGGAATGTATCAACTATTAAAGGTCGGTTCGAAGTAGAGAAAGAGTATCAAAAAATCAGGAACGAGTTAAGGTAGGGacaaaaaaagaggagagtgGGCATTAAAAGTGAGAATATAGAAGGTCGGATAAATAAAGCGAAAAACAGAGTAAGTCAATTTTTGGTAAAGCCTACGTTAGAGAAGGTCTACGGACGCAAGTTACATCAAAGCGTGGACAAAAGACTTTTAGTAGCATTGTAAATTGTCAGAACAAAAATAAACCTTAAATAAGAAAGagtctaatttaatttgtattcccAAAACAAAAGAGTACATAAactaatttacaataaaataaaatttactttaattaaagtatgaaaaaattcatttaacgTCAACTATGTTTGtcaataatgttttttaaccAATGTAcatgtaacattttataaataaaaaatcgatgttttattatttatatctttaaatctaaattattattttaagataaataagtcttataaaaaaatatgtatttgcttgtttatataaaattatataaaatgtacaaacctagttttatattgtttattacTTTTCGTCCAATTAAAGGTACAGGTGGAAAAATTCTCATTGTTTCCTTAATAACTTGATCCAAATATTGCATATATTGTACATCGTTGTATTTAATTGGTGCAGATTGTACAGTTTTTGTGCcataaatttcttataattcTTCATatactttttccttttatgacattaaataaaatactcatttaagtaaatatacagggtgtctcagcccatgtgtaaaatcctatacagataggtaggtcttggacagataaataaaaaagttctgtaaaattttgaaaaattctcaaccgttattgagaaaaaaattaatttatctagcacaagagcgacaagaaagctgcgggCTAGTGATCGCGACAGGcaaatggctaggaatggcgctgtcgcctatcgcgcttaCTCACGTGTAGCTTCCttatcgctcttgcgctagacaaattaatttttttctcaataagtattgagaatttttcaaaacgttaaagaaaaaacatttttacttatcttctcaagacctacctatctgtataggattttacacatgggctgagtcCCCGCACCATGTGTCAATGCTTCTAGGGAtaaatagatatcgggaatacaaattaaaaatttcagtgccattttgcaaaattctcaatagttattgagaaaaaaattaatttgtctagcgcaagagcgacaaggaagctgcgggcaagtgagcgcgacaggcgaatggctaggaatggcgccgtcgcctgtcgcgctcactcacgcgtgcTGCTTAgccgctcttgcgctagacaaattaatttttttttcaataactattgagaattttgcaaaatggcactggaatttttaatttgtattcccgatatctactTATCCCTAGAAGCATTGACACATGGTGTGTATacaaaacaataatttatttttttatagttttaataaaaatcaattttattttattcgtaatcgAAGCATAGATAATAAGATATGTCAGTATAGATATTTGTacaattgtattaaaaattaaatttaaataagtgtTACGTCTCTGACTCCACAGTTCcttttttcgtcgcgtaacAACGTAGTAAACGTTAGAATAAAAAGGGTATTATACCCATCGAACGCTGATAGAAGGAaaccaaaaaagaaatctaaaatTACAAACACTCTAGGTTTTCAgaattcttataaaaaaaattaagatgttGAATTTGAAACATATCTAGCCATGTGGCAACTCGAATATAGTAAGcgaattttaaagaattgattctatacagggtgtttcaaaccatcaaataattttttggtGATagataaaacttattaaaagaaataaaaagttctatattattttgtaaaatttttaattgttattgagaaaaaaattttaatttgtaaacaTAAGAGAGACAAGTAGCGCGGGTTAAGTAAACACACGACAGACGGCAGTGAGTACTATAAAAAAAGTAGTTGTAACACCCTCTGCTCTCTACCATGTGGCCGGACACGGTCAAGCGACCCGCCGTGGCGATCGGCGAATCGTCGCGTATACGAGGCCCGACCAGGGCGTCTGCGGGAAAGAGTGAAATTCAATGCGATCTATTATTTggttatttacatttattctgAATATAGTTCTATATACACGGTCttgttacgtcctcggactccacatctccttttttcgaCACGCGATCGacaaattagataaaaaggAGTAAACCGTAAAtatttggtgacgagagaaaacttccaagcttccagaagaaataattttatacttagaAATTTTTACCGCCGAATGCTGAAATtaaacttagaacaatcaTGCTACAGATGCCGACGGAAAACTAAACAGAAAACTTTTCAAGGGACATTAAACTAAGAGGGTCCCAAAACGATTTAGAATCAATATCGAATgtctggcgataagtgaaacACTTGAGATCGCAGTTATACCGTGGATCCGAGATACAAGCAAAACAAAGGCGCGAAAGTCCTGCGATCGTAAGAATATGATACGCGGTCGGGTCCTACAAACAAACACGACCCGGCGATAACGAAAAGGGTCCCTTAACAATTTTTCtctaattgttaataatattctggaaggttggaaggggGCAGCCATGAGGGCGGAGCCTgtataaacaaatttttctctcaagcCAATaaatatcgggaactcctcatcATGGATTAGAAACCTAAGGACGAAAACTTAGAGCCtaagaaaatcagagaagggatgagatGTGAGTGAccaataattatgaaaaaggAAAGTAGAGGGACACGGCTGGCAAATAAGAACAttgacttttaaaaaatgaaaattcggtgctagtcctccccttttccgaggttataaaaccgcgtgtttcggcgggactcgctctcattgcTCTCTGAGTTTTGATAAAACAAGTGactctgtaaaataattgtgaaTCTCAAGGAATAAAAGGGGAACCAGGGACTCGTCCGAGGAAATTAGAAAACAACAAGTAGTAAgtctcattatttatttattccatatttcccctccccttcgaaacggttccactaaattaaaaattctaaatatctTCAAAGTGAATAACGAGGGAACTGTCAGGGTGCCGTTCGCATCTCGCAAATTCAGTATCTCTCTAGAGTCCTCCGAGTTCTCCGGTAACTCGACTCGGCTAAAGGGTTTCCTTTTGTCAgaggttgcgatatgccgccaatAAATGGTGACAATCAAAACCTTAACTTGAGTGAGGCTCCATCCGGTCAGAGAAACTGCGAGAATCTTTAAAGTGACGTATGGAGAGATCCGGAAGAAAGAATGAGACGTGATGCCTTATCATTTTCTCTCAAtaattctttcattaattaaacctTAAATTGATACCTTTTAGTGAAATCAGCTAATTTAAGATccataaagaaaagaaaaatttgtttttatattttaaatgtatttaactAATATTATGTTCGGGAAAAGGAAAATACCTTCGCTGTCACAGCGTAGCGAGCCGGTGCCGTGTTGATCACGCGGCGCTCGCGTGCCGAACAGCTGGCTTCGTCGCTAGCCGCGGCATCAATATTTTCGGCGCGACTTGGTGTATATCGAGTCAcctcgaattaatttctatttttcatcGTTATGCCGGTAAAGATTCGTCTGGAACAATCGAGATCGTTCCACAGTGACGTATTTCCGGCGCCGGCACTTTCCAGAAAATGCGAGAACGTTTCGCGGTATAAAAGGAGCGGCATTTTTCCGTGCCGCACAGTCAACTCTAAAGCAGCGTGCGGATTCCCCGTTATAGTTTCAGTCTGTCAATCGCTCGACGCGTCGAGTACTGTAAGACAGATGTCTTAAATAGATCGCGTGCGGCACGTTTAAGTTTTTGCGACACTGTCGCGCgtttcaaaacattttttgtacgAGAACTAAATATAGACTTCGCGTAATTGAAACCCGTCTTTTCATACATTtattggtccttcgagccggatacgTAAGAATTACAGTGCGGTACGGTAACAAGTGCATTGAAAGCGGACGATCGCAAAGATGGAGGCGCTTATGGAAGATCAGCGTGAACTTCACGGTCGCATGAGCTGCACAGTGGCAAATGTCAAGAAAGTCGGCACCGCCAGAAGAACTGGCCCAATGCTAGCTTCTGCAATTGTGACCTTGGATGAAAAATGGGATCGATTCGAGGAACTTCACGATCAACTTCGACGGTCACACTGGAACGAATTAAAGGTACACGATTACCATCTTACTAGCGTCATAGACGTCGCGGAAAGCGTGTACCTTGATCAACGAGCAGAGCTGCTCAAGATGCAGGAAGATCTGACGGCGGATCGGGAAGTCGAGCGACCGCAGAGAACCGTGATTTCCGCACCTTCGCGAACGACTCTTCCTAAGATTGAAATACCGAAGTTCTCAGGGCGATATGAAGAGTGGCCGTCCTTTCGCGACTTATTTCAAACTCTGATCGTGGACGACATTGCTTTGGCCAACGTCACGAAATTACACTACCTCAAGGTCGGTGTAAAGGGGAAAGCCGCGTCACTGATTAGTGAATTTTCCACGACGGAGGATAATTTTGCGAGGGCGTGGGACTCGTTGTCGAGCTTTTACGACAATCAGCGCTTGCTGGTGCGATCGGCGTTTGCAGCGTACACCTCGCTGCCTAAATTAAAGACGGAGTCGGCGGAGAAGCTGAGGAAGCTTTTCCTCTCGATGACAAGCACGGTGGGATCATTGGCCAGTATCGGTCGGCCCATACACTCGAGCGAGGATCTCTTCGTCTTCATTACCGTGGAGATGCTAGATCCGATCTCCAGGCGGGAGTGGGAGGCGAGTATTGGTGACTCGTCCAACACTCCGTCGTACGCCACGCTCAAGAGGTTTCTGGAGAAGCAACTGCACATTCTGGAGGCGGTCAAAGTGGAAAGAGCGCGGCCTGATACCAAGAGCGGAAATCGCTCTTCCAAGCCTGTGCGCTCTCATCTCGCGAAGACGGCGCAGACGAAGGCCGAGCGTGACAGATGCACGCTGTGTCACAGGGACCATTTCGTCATGCTATGCGAGGCATTCAAAAAGAAGTCGCCGAAGGAGAAGAGGAGTTTCGTGGTACAGGCTGGCCTCTACTGAAACTGCTTGGGACGTCACAGGGTGGTCGATTGCCTCTCGACCCGCACGTGCACGGTGTGCAGCGACAAGCACCACACGGCTCTCCATGAGGCGACGAAGCCGGGGGCGAGCGTGAGTACTTCCGCCGCTGACAGGGCTGACGCGTCCGCCTCGTGCCATTTCGCGGAGGGGAGGAGAACCGTCCTCCTTGCTACGGCGCGGGTTACTTTGCGCGATCATTTCGGCAACGAACATCGCGTTAGAGCCCTTATCGACCAGGGCTCGGACGCGTCGATGGTCACCGAGGCGCTGATGCAACGATTGCGTTTGTCGCGCGAGCGATCAAACACCGCGATCTTCGGGGTTGGCGGACGGCAGTGTGACACGGCGAGGGGCGTAGTGGCGTTGCGAATGATACCTGTATGCGAGGGAGCGAAGATATCGTGCCGGGCGATTATCTTGCCGCGACTCACGATTTATGCTGGATTGGCCAGCTCGGTGGCGCGCGACTGGCCCCATCTTCGGGAGATACCGTTGGCGGATCCGGACTTTATGTCCGCCGATCCAACGGACATTTTGCTCGGTGCGGACGTTTATGCAATGATTTTGCGCTCGGGAGTGCGACGCGGTTCCCCCCGAGATCCCATCGCGCAAGAGACGGCTTTCGGCTGGATTGTGTCGGGTCCAGTGGGCGGTGCGGTTGCGCCCTCGTCAGCGGTGACTTTGCATTGTGCGACGGATGACTCACTCGCTGCTTTGATTCGCGGTTTCTGGGAGCAGGAAAAGGTGATGCCTGCGGCCGGGGCGGCGTCTCCGGAGGATCGTAAGTGCGAGGAGCATTACGCGCAAACACACAGACGCAAGGCGGATGGACGATATTTGGTGCGGTTGATCTGCGCGGACGAGTTGCCGAATCT harbors:
- the LOC139111153 gene encoding uncharacterized protein — encoded protein: MEALMEDQRELHGRMSCTVANVKKVGTARRTGPMLASAIVTLDEKWDRFEELHDQLRRSHWNELKVHDYHLTSVIDVAESVYLDQRAELLKMQEDLTADREVERPQRTVISAPSRTTLPKIEIPKFSGRYEEWPSFRDLFQTLIVDDIALANVTKLHYLKVGVKGKAASLISEFSTTEDNFARAWDSLSSFYDNQRLLVRSAFAAYTSLPKLKTESAEKLRKLFLSMTSTVGSLASIGRPIHSSEDLFVFITVEMLDPISRREWEASIGDSSNTPSYATLKRFLEKQLHILEAVKVERARPDTKSGNRSSKPVRSHLAKTAQTKAERDRCTLCHRDHFVMLCEAFKKKSPKEKRSFVVQAGLY